In Streptomyces durocortorensis, a genomic segment contains:
- a CDS encoding DNA-binding protein, translated as MLLTTGQAAEELGCAVTTYRRLITAGVLPELSRRGVRVMTPLWVVRALQERAHPSLNRLNVKEVAVLRVDAARPSEDNHQEPIGYAAGLGPDVLLNRLRGWWRCDAASVAAGGVLPVTLSGYVVAVLTGLNCWEKGNGGRHAFPDAVLAGHVTDLATPVKHLTAPQQTDRDIADLLLGTRLPSQSSGAIAYVPSHSSSAN; from the coding sequence ATGCTGCTCACGACAGGCCAAGCCGCCGAAGAGCTTGGCTGCGCCGTCACGACCTACCGGCGCCTCATCACCGCAGGCGTGCTCCCGGAACTCTCCCGGCGCGGCGTCCGTGTGATGACACCTCTCTGGGTAGTCCGAGCCCTGCAAGAGCGCGCCCACCCCTCCTTGAATCGCCTCAACGTCAAAGAAGTTGCAGTACTGCGAGTCGACGCGGCACGCCCCAGCGAGGACAACCACCAGGAGCCGATCGGATACGCGGCAGGTCTTGGCCCCGACGTACTCCTCAACCGTTTGAGGGGCTGGTGGCGCTGTGATGCCGCGAGTGTGGCGGCCGGAGGAGTGCTGCCGGTGACCCTGTCCGGCTACGTGGTGGCTGTCCTTACCGGCCTGAACTGCTGGGAGAAAGGCAACGGCGGGCGGCACGCTTTTCCGGACGCAGTCCTGGCCGGACACGTCACCGACCTGGCCACTCCCGTCAAGCACCTGACCGCACCGCAGCAAACCGACCGGGACATCGCGGACCTCCTCCTGGGCACCCGCCTGCCCTCGCAGTCCAGCGGCGCGATCGCGTACGTCCCCTCCCACAGCAGTTCCGCCAACTGA